Proteins found in one Kwoniella bestiolae CBS 10118 chromosome 1, complete sequence genomic segment:
- a CDS encoding ribose 5-phosphate isomerase, with protein sequence MSDRKTVSQPPYTIVLACDDAGHDYKSTLKSLLEADKRVKGVIDVGVHKNDEGKIEKTAYPHVAVDAARKIINGEADRGLLVCGTGMGVAISANKVPGIRASVAHDSFSVERLIKSNNAQILCLGQRVIGIEVAKKLVSEWLGHTFDPQSASNDKVKNIHDYDGYEYEAVPGGCS encoded by the exons ATGTCTGACCGAAAGACAG TGTCCCAGCCACCCTACACCATCGTCCTAGCATGCGACGACGCAGGACACGACTACAAATCTACTCTCAAATCCCTCCTCGAAGCTGACAAGAGAGTGAAAGGCGTGATAGACGTGGGAGTACACAAGAATGACGAAgggaagattgagaagacGGCGTACCCCCATGTAGCTGTTGATGCTGCTAGGAAGATTATCAATGGGGAGGCGGATAGGGGGTTGTTGGTTTGTGGGACTG GAATGGGCGTAGCCATCTCCGCCAACAAAGTCCCCGGTATAAGAGCATCGGTAGCCCACGATTCCTTCTCTGTCGAACGACTCATCAAATCCAACAACGCCCAGATCCTGTGCCTGGGCCAACGAGTGATAGGTATAGAGGTAGCTAAGAAGCTGGTCTCGGAGTGGTTGGGGCACACGTTCGATCCGCAATCTGCTAGTAACGATAAGGTCAAGAATATACATGAttatgatgggtatgagtaTGAGGCTGTCCCTGGGGGGTGTAGTTAG
- a CDS encoding 40S ribosomal protein eS4 — protein sequence MGRGPKKHLKRLAAPSSWMLDKLGGTYAPRPSPGPHKLRESLPLTVFLRNRLKYALTGREVTAIVKQRLIKVDGKVRTDETFPAGFMDVITIEKSGEHFRLLYDIKGRFTIHRITPEEANFKLLKVKKHQLGAKGVPYLVSHDGRTIRYPDPAIKVNDTVKFDFVQNKIVDHIKFEPGNVVMVTGGRNMGRSGVIVHKERHLGGFDIVHVKDVLDRTFATRLSNIFVIGEGAKAQVSLPKGKGVKLSIAEERDQRRRQRAQEA from the exons ATG GGTCGAGGTCCTAAGAAGCATTTGAAACGATTGGCAGCACCATCCTCATGGATGCTCGACAAGTTGGGCGGGACCTAC GCTCCTCGCCCTTCTCCCGGTCCTCACAAGCTCCGAGAATCACTCCCTCTCACGGTGTTCCTTAGAAACCGATTGAAGTACGCTTTGACCGGACGAGAGGTCACTGCTATTGTCAAGCAAAGACTCATCAAGGTCGACGGTAAAGTTAGAACTGATGAGACTTTCCCTGCTGGTTTCatgg ACGTTATCACCATCGAGAAATCAGGTGAACACTTCCGACTCTTATACGACATCAAAGGTCGATTCACCATCCACCGAATCACCCCCGAGGAGGCCAACTTCAAGCTCTTGAAAGTGAAGAAGCACCAACTCGGTGCCAAGGGTGTCCCTTACCTCGTCTCCCACGATGGTCGAACCATCCGATACCCCGACCCCGCCATCAAGGTCAACGACACCGTCAAGTTTGACTTTGTGCAAAACAAGATCGTCGACCACATCAAGTTCGAACCCGGAAACGTAGTTATGGTTACTGGTGGACGAAACATGGGTAGATCAGGTGTTATCGTACACAAGGAGAGACACTTGGGTGGTTTCGATATCGTTCATGTTAAGGATGTTTTGGACCGAACTTTCGCTACCAG ACTCTCTAACATTTTCGTCATCGGTGAAGGTGCCAAGGCTCAAGTATCCTTGCCCAAGGGTAAGGGTGTTAAGCTTTCCATCGCCGAAGAGAGAGACCAAAGACGAAGGCAACGAGCCCAAGAAGCTTAA
- a CDS encoding dihydroxyacetone kinase, which translates to MTDRHIFPDHTTLVFRSLRGLVASNPYLNLIPSLKVVYRADHDSSKVSLICGGGSGHEPGTVGFVGKGLLSASVAGDVFASPSARQVNAAIKMVGSEKGVILIITNYTGDNLHFGLARLMAQSAGAKNVELVVVGDDVSVPRSRGKYLGRRCLAGITLVCKIMGAGSEADMSFDELVPLGRSLSSNTASIAVALDHCHVPGRSGDGDWHIEEGRCEIGLGLHNETGVFNIAQPGPEELITKLLDLLLKQDDPERSFVKFKEGDELVLLVNNMGGMSELEMGAVVDEVLVQLESRDIIPVRILQGPFMGSMNMPGISLSLLNLTNVADENSFVSTSKLLELLDAPHNSPAWPATAQRYPLPANLRCRKREDAFTEVEEEKEEVYTGGAKLVVDPKPIQQAMKTAAENVLALEPQLTKWDTIVGDGDCGETCALGAKGVLSSLRKGLGSNGDLVELFRTLTQVIDDSMGGTLGAIFSIFLAGLTTSLIKYAEANPDVAVNEEFFGKIVSEALDTLQQRTAARVGHRTVMDSLIPFAETLASSNNLGKAVQECVKGGENTIKQEAKMGRAAYAGTGAERGEMPPDPGAMAFVEVIKALGKVFS; encoded by the exons ATGACAGACAGACACATCTTCCCAGACCATACCACCCTAGTCTTCCGTTCTCTCCGTGGACTGGTAGCTTCCAACCCAtatctcaacctcatcccctccctcaaaGTAGTCTATCGAGCGGACCATGATTCATCGAAGGTATCTTTGATCTGCGGTGGTGGATCAGGACACGAGCCGGGCACAGTTGGGTTCGTGGGCAAGGGTTTATTGTCGGCGAGCGTCGCTGGGGATGTCTTTGCTAGTCCGAGTGCTAGGCAGGTTAATGCTGCGATTAAGATGGTAGGGAGTGAGAAGGGGGTTATCTTGATTATCACTAATT ACACCGGTGATAATCTCCATTTCGGCCTTGCAAGACTCATGGCCCAATCTGCTGGAGCCAAGAATGTCGAACTGGTCGTAGTTGGTGACGACGTATCTGTACCCAGATCAAGGGGGAAATACCTAGGAAGAAGATGTTTAGCAGGTATCACTTTGG TGTGCAAGATAATGGGAGCAGGCTCCGAAGCAGACATGTCATTTGACGAGCTCGTCCCACTTGGCCGATCGTTATCCTCCAACACAGCTTCAATAGCTGTTGCGTTGGATCACTGTCATGTACCTGGACGAAGcggggatggggattggCATATCGAGGAAGGTAGATGTGAGATTGGTTTAGGGTTGCACAACGAGACT GGAGTATTCAACATCGCTCAACCAGGTCCCGAAGAACTAATCACCAAGCTTCTCGACCTGCTGCTCAAGCAAGATGATCCTGAGAGATCATTCGTAAAGTTCAAAGAGGGCGACGAGTTGGTACTGCTAGTAAACAACATGGGAGGAATGAGCGAGTTGGAGATGGGTGCGGTTGTTGATGAAGTGTTGGTACAACTCG AATCCCGAGATATCATCCCCGTCCGAATACTCCAAGGTCCATTCATGGGCTCAATGAACATGCCCGgtatctccctctccctcctgaaTCTCACCAACGTCGCGGACGAAAACTCCTTCGTATCTACCTCGAAACTCTTGGAGTTACTCGACGCACCGCACAACTCCCCCGCATGGCCCGCTACCGCTCAGCGATATCCTTTACCTGCTAACCTCAGGTgcaggaagagggaagatgcATTCAcagaggtggaggaggagaaagaggaggtatATACTGGTGGAGCCAAGTTGGTTG TCGACCCCAAACCGATCCAACAAGCTATGAAGACTGCCGCAGAGAACGTCTTAGCCTTGGAACCGCAATTGACCAAATGGGATACA ATCGTAGGCGACGGCGACTGCGGTGAAACCTGTGCCCTCGGAGCCAAAGGCGTTCTCTCATCCCTCCGAAAAGGCCTAGGATCAAATGGCGATCTCGTCGAGCTTTTCCGAACCCTCACGCAGGTAATCGACGACTCAATGGGCGGAACCCTCGGAGcgatcttctcaatcttcctaGCTGGTCTGACCACCTCGCTCATCAAATATGCAGAGGCCAACCCCGACGTAGCGGTGAACGAGGAATTCTTCGGTAAGATCGTGAGCGAGGCTTTGGACACACTCCAACAGCGTACTGCCGCTAGAGTAGGACATAGGACAGTCATGGATTCTCTCATTCCCTTTGCTGAGACCCTCGCATCGAGCAACAACCTCGGCAAGGCGGTTCAGGAATGTGTAAAGGGGGGTGAGAACACGATCAAGCAGGAGGCTAAGATGGGTAGAGCGGCTTACGCGGGGACGGGAGCggagaggggggagatgCCGCCTGATCCGGGGGCGATGGCTTTTGTGGAGGTTATTAAGGCTTTGGGCAAGGTTTTTAGTTGA
- a CDS encoding DNA repair protein RAD51: MASQEQDPFVGEGGEEDFELMAPLLVAKLQEAGISAQDTKKLSDAGFHTVEAVAFTPKKQLCTIKGISEQKADKILMEACKMVPMGFTTATEIHSRRSELVHITTGSTGLDTILGGGIETGAITELYGEFRTGKSQICHTLAVTCQLPVSMGGGEGKCLYIDTEGTFRPVRMLAVAERFGLNGEEVLDNIAYARAYNADHQLQLLVQASAMMAESRFSLLIVDSCTSLYRTDFSGRGELSARQMHLAKFLRTLMRLADEFGVAVVVTNQVVAQVDGGQFAVADAKKPIGGNIMAHASTTRLNLRKGRGSSRVCKIVDSPCLPEAEAIFAINSNGIGDPEEMKEQ, translated from the exons ATGGCTTCTCAAGAACAGGATCCCTTTGTcggtgaaggaggtgaagaagatttCGAGTTGATGGCTCCTCTCTTGGTGGCAAAACTGCAG GAAGCAGGcatatcagctcaagatACCAAGAAACTCTCCGATGCAGGCTTTCACACCGTCGAAGCTGTCGCTTTTACACCTAAGAAACAACTATGTACCATCAAGGGTATAAGTGAACAGAAGGCGGATAAGATATTGATGGAGG CGTGCAAGATGGTTCCTATGGGGTTCACTACTGCTACGGAGATTCATTCGAGGAGATCGGAGTTGGTTCATATAACTACTGGATCAACTGGATTGGATACTATTTTaggtg GTGGGATTGAGACTGGAGCGATCACAGAGCTATACG GTGAATTCAGAACTGGTAAATCTCAGATATGTCACACCTTGGCCGTCACATGTCAG TTGCCCGTATCgatgggtggaggagaaggcaAATGTCTATACATCGACACCGAGGGTACCTTCCGACCAGTCAGGATGTTAGCCGTAGCAGAACGATTCGGATTAAACGGTGAAGAAGTATTGGACAACATAGCTTATGCCAGAGCGTATAATGCGGATCACCAGCTGCAATTGCTAGTTCAGGCTAGTGCTATGATGGCTGAGTCCAG ATTCTCGCTACTCATCGTCGATTCCTGTACATCACTTTACCGAACGGATTTCTCAGGTCGAGGAGAGCTGTCAGCTAGGCAGATGCATCTCGCCAAGTTCTTGAGGACGCTCATGCGACTGGCAGATGAG TTCGGTGTAGCTGTCGTAGTCACCAACCAAGTCGTAGCTCAGGTGGATGGTGGTCAGTTCGCTGTAGCAGATGCCAAGAAACCTAT TGGAGGTAATATCATGGCTCATGCTTCGACGACCCGACTCAACCtaaggaaaggaagaggatcatCGCGTGTGTGCAAGATTGTTGATTCACCTTGTTTACCTGAAGCAGAGGCTATATTCGCCATCAA CTCCAACGGTATCGGTGATCCTGAAGAAATGAAGGAGCAGTAA
- a CDS encoding ribosomal protein L27, with product MLGLTRSSAVSSFSELRSQLFAGPSTLSTQIRFASKAAGGKSRNGRESSGKRLGVKRFGDQYVPPGSILIRQRGQTIHPGQNVSQGKDFTLSAVQPGYVQFYQHHLPYPHLSRPDQPGPQNLAPVKKPRQLKQFVGIVADRSESLPRDERSRGRERRFWGWPKESVRGDQAVGVESA from the exons ATGCTAGGCCTCACACGTTCTTCCGCCgtatcctctttctcagaGCTGAGATCTCAGTTATTTGCTGGACCTTCTA CCCTCTCCACCCAAATCCGATTCGCATCAAAGGCAGCAGGTGGTAAATCCAGAAACGGGCGAGAATCGTCTGGTAAACGATTGGGAGTGAAGCggtttggag ACCAATACGTCCCCCCCGGCTCAATCCTAATCCGTCAAAGAGGGCAAACCATCCACCCAGGCCAGAACGTCTCCCAAGGCAAAGACTTCACCCTCTCAGCAGTTCAACCAGGCTACGTCCAATTCTACCAACACCATCTCCCCTACCCCCACTTATCTCGACCCGACCAGCCTGGTCCACAAAACCTCGCCCCTGTGAAAAAGCCTAGACAGTTGAAGCAGTTTGTAGGGATCGTTGCTGATCGTTCGGAGAGTCTGccgagggatgagaggagtagaggaagggagaggaggtttTGGGGGTGGCCTAAAGAGTCGGTGAGGGGGGATCAGGCGGTGGGTGTTGAGAGTGCTTAG
- a CDS encoding mannose-1-phosphate guanyltransferase, producing MKIIGGFGTRLRPLTLSWPKPLVEFCNKAMILHQIEALVKAGVKDIVLAVNYRPEVMVSVLKKTEEEFGINIHFSVETEPLGTAGPLALAREILGKDDTPFFVLNSDVTCVYPFEAFRDFHIAHKCEGSIMVTKVAEPSAYGVVVTKPGSTVIDRFVEKPVEFVGNRINAGIYIFNPSVLDRIQLQPTSIEKEVFPAIAADQQLHSFDLPGFWMDVGQPKDYLSGTCLYLSHLTATHSPLLTDPKQNKWVYGGNVLVDPSAEIDPTAVIGPNVVIGPDAKIGPGVRLQRCVILSNATVRDHSWIANSIIGWNSNVGRWTRVENITVLGDDVTIKDELYVNGASVLPHKSISSSITEPRIVMCKF from the exons ATGAAGATAA TAGGCGGTTTCGGTACCAGGCTCAGACCTTTGACC CTGTCATGGCCTAAACCACTTGTCGAGTTCTGTAACAAG GCAATGAT CTTGCACCAGATCGAAGCTCTCGTCAAG GCCGGTGTAAAAGACATCGTCCTCGCCGTCAACTACCGACCAGAAGTTATGGTATCCGTCCTGAAGAAGACCGAGGAGGAATTCGGCATCAACATTCATTTCTCGGTCGAGACTGAGCCTTTGGGTACGG CCGGTCCTCTCGCTCTCGCTAGGGAAATCCTCGGAAAAGATGATACACCTTTCTTCGTGTTGAACTCTGATGTTACCTGTGTTTACCCCTTCGAGGctttcag AGATTTCCACATCGCCCATAAATGCGAAGGTTCAATTATGGTCACCAAGGTTGCCGAACCCTCGGCATACGGTGTGGTAGTTACCAAACCTGGATCAACAGTCATTGACAGATTCGTTGAGAAACCTGTCGAATTCGTTGGAAATAGAATTAACGCTGGTATCTATATCTTCAACCCAAGTGTTTTGGATAGAATCCAA CTCCAACCCACATCTATCGAGAAGGAAGTTTTCCCTGCTATTGCCGCTGATCAGCAATTACACTCCTTCGACCTTCCCGGTTTCTGGATGGATGTTGGTCAACCCAAAGATTACCtgtctg GAACATGTCTCTATCTTTCTCACCTCACTGCCACTCATTCACCTCTCCTCACTGACCCCAAGCAGAACAAATGGGTGTACGGGGGTAACGTCTTGGTAGATCCT TCCGCCGAAATCGACCCCACTGCTGTCATCGGCCCTAACGTAGTCATCGGTCCAGATGCCAAGATCGGTCCTGGTGTGAGATTACAACGATGTGTCATCCTCTCCAACGCGACCGTGAGGGATCACTCTTGGATCGCAAACTCCATTATCGGTTGGAACTCTAACGTAGGACGATGG ACCCGAGTTGAGAACATCACTGTACTTGGTGACGACGTTACTATCAAAGATGAACTCTATGTTAATGGTGCTTCCGTCTTGCCTCACAAGAGT atctcttcatcaatcacagAACCTCGTATCGTTATGTGTAAGTTCTAG
- a CDS encoding transcription elongation factor SPT5, whose product MSDIEDPSSPVDLKSEDERPVTKKRPRIVDPDEEDDVDNAEDTKEEDEKAEEDVENDLDEDDEEDDEDEDEDDEEENDGERRRKRRRKQKRYRFLDVEAEVDDDEEEEDEDNDYGDVAEFIDEAPEEGASQNDYQHRRLDRTIGRNEEEDVQDIVQRLKERHARTAAARYNGDSDAVPQRLLMPGVNDPSLWRVYVKTGREAAICASIFRKVFSQQYSANPIEVISVFFRDSLAGMIFLEARQSAAVSAAIAGIVGIFPSRGVSLVPIEEMAPLLKIKKKDVNLTPGMWIRMKRGKHTGDLAQVVDTDQITSGVVGIKFIPRIDLTPREKRKERAANGKGFVSSIKPPSRLFSYDDVRKIYGRQSVRQGAQGSYFFDNDEYIDGFCVKDVKINVIESENVNPTLEEISRFSGDDQSTAKFDLSAIADANKNLTVSVLLPGDQVEVYEGEQTGLYGVVETVTSDVISIKAIGGDVHDQIIEVPSRSVRKRFDIGEHVKVLAGKNQDATGMVVEVKGDVVTLMSDQGEQEIKVFSKDIRKAADTSNTTKTGGLYDLHDLVMLDSTTAAVVTKVEGALLRVLDQNGAARSVTPDQVTLRRDNKRLAVATDSQGNDMKVGDNMKETEGENRQGEVINIFRSLFVFLHNRDLTENNGVFVARAQSLISVTPKSAVSDLGKINPALNQQLPYGGASLMPPPATNVNRNRLINTLVVVTKGTSKGLMGTIRDLQGDNARVELKTNNKTLTIALTSLKRKDQKTGATFPLEAGGGPGGYGRGAGAGGYDVNPYNGAPMNGGQTPGGFGERTPAGRFGQTPNPYAAGGVGGGKTPNPYAAGAGAGGRTPAPGWGAGGKTPAPGWGGAGGKTPGWAGSGGKTPAPGFADGGRTPAWGAGPAGMGGKTPNPYGAGAGPSGGRTPAPAGSMYGSGMDAGGSRYNNGPITAPTPYGGPATVQSAPTPAAPSNPYSAPTPYGAPTPFAGPPTYAAPTPGAALSAPTPGIGGPTPYGAPTPFGAPTPYGGGAAAPHVVTGGIPWDWALDFRNVIVEVGPSSKPNSRSPLHFQRGAHDGKKFGYDQITGESCHCISLDDGGIIEDIPAEYLRPCKPDQSGQVVVCIGGGPEQKGQQRMTQYENGGSWMLEMDQGDLGALVVDGGDLCRIWKV is encoded by the exons ATGTCGGATATAGAagatccttcttcgcctgtCGATTTGAAgtctgaagatgagagaccagtgacgaagaagagg CCAAGGATAGTGGATCCTGATG aagaagat GACGTCGATAATGCTGAAGAtaccaaggaagaagatgagaaagctgaagaggatgtggagaatgatttagacgaggatgatgaagaagatgacgaggatgaagacgaagatgatgaagaggagaatgatg GCGAAAGACGGCGAAAG CGTCGGAGAAAGCAGAAGAGATATAGGTTCTTggatgtcgaagctgaagtcgacgacgatgaggaggaggaagatgaggataaCGATTATGGCGATG TCGCCGAATTCATCGACGAAGcacctgaagaaggagcTTCACAGAATGACTACCAACATCGACGATTGGATCGAACGATCGGtaggaatgaggaggaagatgtacAGGATATAGTacagaggttgaaggagaggCATGCCCGGACTGCAGCAGCAAGGTATAACGGGGATAGTGACGCTGTGCCTCAGAGACTGTTGATGCCCGGTGTGAACGATCCTAGTTTGTGGAGGGTATacgtcaag ACTGGCAGAGAAGCTGCTATCTGCGCATCCATCTTCCGAAAAGTCTTTTCTCAACAGTACTCTGCCAATCCTATCGAAGTCATTTCGGTATTCTTCCGAGATTCACTTGCCGGTATGATCTTCCTTGAAGCTAGACAATCTGCTGCTGTCAGTGCTGCTATTGCCGGTATTGTCGGTATCTTCCCTTCAAGAGGTGTATCACTGGTACCCATTGAAGAGATGGCTCCTTtgctcaagatcaagaagaaggacgtGAACTTGACCCCAGGAATGTGGatcaggatgaagagagggaagcATACAGGTGATCTAGCTCAAGTCGTGGATACGGATCAAATCACTAGTGGAGTAGTAGGAATCAAATTTATACCTAGAATCGATCTTACGCCTcgagaaaagaggaaggagcGAGCAGCCAATGGAAAAGGATTCGTCTCATCTATCAAACCTCCTTCAAGACTATTCTCCTACGATGATGTAAGGAAGATCTACGGCCGACAGAGTGTAAGACAAGGTGCTCAAGGAAGTTATTTCTTCGACAACGACGAGTACATCGATGGATTTTGTGTCAAAGACGTCAAGATCAATGTCATCGAAAGTGAGAATGTCAATCCCACCTTAGAAGAGATCTCAAGATTCTCAGGAGACGATCAATCCACTGCGAAATTCGATTTATCCGCCATTGCCGATGCGAACAAGAACCTCACTGTATCGGTATTGTTACCTGGAGATCAGGTTGAGGTGTACGAAGGTGAACAAACTGGACTATACGGTGTTGTCGAGACTGTCACTTCGGATGTGATTTCCATCAAAGCGATAGGTGGTGATGTGCATGATCAGATTATCGAAGTTCCATCGAGGAGTGTGAGGAAGAGATTCGATATCGGTGAACATGTTAAAGTGCTGGCGGGCAAGAATCAGGATGCTACCGGTATGGTtgtggaggtgaagggtgaTGTAGTTACCTTGATGTCTGATCAAGGTGAACAGGAG ATCAAAGTGTTCTCGAAAGATATTAGGAAAGCTGCGGATACTTCCAATACCACTAAGACCGGTGGACTGTACGATTTACATGATTTGGTGATGCTAGA CTCAACTACCGCTGCTGTCGTTACCAAAGTTGAAGGAGCCTTGCTACGTGTACTCGATCAGAATGGAGCTGCTAGATCTGTAACACCTGATCAAGTGACATTGCGAAGGGATAACAAGCGATTGGCTGTTGCTACGGATTCTCAAGGTAATGATATGAAGGTCGGAGACAACATGAAAGAGACTgaaggagag AACCGACAAGGAGAagtcatcaacatcttccgATCACTCTTCGTTTTCTTACATAACCGAGATCTTACAGAGAACAACGGTGTATTCGTTGCTCGAGCTCAATCATTGATCTCAGTCACACCGAAATCGGCCGTCAGCGATTTAGGCAAGATCAACCCTGCACTCAACCAACAATTACCTTATGGCGGTGCTTCACTCATGCCTCCTCCCGCTACCAACGTGAATCGCAATAGATTGATCAATACTCTTGTGGTGGTCACTAAGGGAACAAGTAAAGGTCTGATGGGTACAATCAGAGATCTACAAGGTGATAATGCGAGAGTGGAGTTGAAGACGAACAATAAGACTTTGACTATCGCCTTGACTTCTTTAAAGAGGAAGGA TCAAAAGACAGGTGCTACGTTCCCGCTCGAAGCTGGTGGTGGACCTGGTGGATATGGACGAGGCGCGGGTGCGGGTGGATATGATGTTAACCCTTACAACGGCGCTCCTATGAAT GGCGGACAAACTCCCGGTGGATTTGGTGAAAGAACACCCGCTGGAAGGTTTGGTCAAACTCCGAACCCATATGCTGCAGGT GGCGTCGGCGGTGGCAAAACACCAAATCCTTACGCTGCGGGCGCCGGTGCAGGCGGACGAACACCCGCTCCAGGCTGGGGAGCAGGTGGAAAGACCCCAGCACCAGGATGGGGAGGTGCAGGAGGCAAAACACCTGGTTGGGCAGGAAGCGGTGGGAAAACACCTGCTCCTGGATTCGCCGATGGCGGTCGAACTCCTGCTTGGGGCGCTGGTCCTgcaggaatgggaggaaagaCACCTAACCCTTatggtgctggtgctggaCCTTCGGGTGGACGAACACCTGCTCCGGCTGGGTCTATGTATGGTTCTGGGATGGATGCTGGTGGATCTAGG TACAACAACGGACCTATCACCGCTCCTACACCTTACGGAGGACCTGCAACCGTACAGTCCGCTCCCACTCCTGCTGCACCGTCTAACCCTTACTCCGCGCCTACACCGTACGGTGCACCTACGCCATTTGCTGGACCACCAACGTACGCTGCTCCTACACCAGGTGCAGCCCTATCAGCTCCTACGCCAGGTATAGGCGGACCAACTCCCTACGGAGCACCTACTCCATTTGGAGCTCCCACACCCTATGGTGGAGGTGCCGCTGCCCCTCACGTAGTAACAGGTGGAATACCGTGGGATTGGGCCCTAGATTTCAGGAATGTCATCGTGGAAGTTGGACCCTCATCGAAACCCAATAGTAGATCTCCACTGCATTTCCAGCGAGGTGCTCATGATGGCAAGAAATTCGGGTACGATCAGATCACCGGCGAATCATGCCATTGTATCTCGCTTGACGATGGGGGAATTATCGAAGATATACCGGCGGAATACCTCAGACCTTGCAAGCCTGACCAATCTGGACAGGTCGTTGTGTGTATTGGTGGTGGACCTGAACAGAAGGGTCAACAGCGAATGACGCAGTATGAGAATGGGGGAAGttggatgttggagatggatcAGGGGGATTTGGGGGCGTTGGTGGTGGACGGGGGCGATTTGTGTAGGATTTGGAAAGTGTAG